The genomic segment aaaaacacatgtcTTGCATATTGTTCCAAACTTTTCACTCCCTTGTCCTTTGGCCAGAAGCTCAGATCCAAAGCATGAGGCATCATTCATCAGTAAAATAATCCAGACTCAGCGGGGTGCAGACAAAACTGTTCCAGTGCACCAGGACAAGAGGGGAAATTAAATGATGAGTAAAATCATTTATCTCTCCATCTTGGCTCAGGGAAAACagcttttgttatttacatttaaGACAATACGCAGAGATGGTTGTGTTTCAACTGGCTGCTGGGAAAACACAGAGTTTTGTTTCTTCTCAAATAAGtgactttaaatatattttcttaaaaaacagAACTTGAACTATTGAGACTGGCTATGTActtgcagaaagaaaaaaagaaaaacaaaagattatCATTTCCTTAGCAAGACTAGACCAGCTTGTTGTTGGGTGACCAACTTGTTGTTGCATGTTAGGTTACGTACATTAGCAACTTACAACTTAAAACTGAGGATTTTAAATGATGAGAAGTAATTTCATCTAACTTCATCTAACTTCATTAAATGAAGTAATCACTCAGCTAAACAAGGAACAAACTATCTTTAGAGTTTCAGTAAAAGAGCATGACACACATTAAACACTGCACAGCTAGAATAGAGTAAGCCAAGAGTCAAACTAATAGCATTATCCTCCAATATGTCAAATTTAAATTTCCTCAAAGAATTTCACTGCCTAATGTTATGGCCCTAATAAAAAATTTATACGTTTTATTGCTCAATCAAGATTGGTGCCTGCACTTGACATCCTGTTGCTTTCTTGTGAGTCATCTCCTCCATTGGCCCTTGTGCTGGACTGAACCAGTGTCCCAGCCTCATGTGTGAATCAGACTGATTCTGTCTGTAATTTACTCACCTGCTTAAGAGAGCCCCCAGGCTCTTAGGATGTACTCATTATAGGTATCCTACAAAGCCTGAGCACGTTTGACCAAGTCCAGCTGTGTGTAGTGATTGCTGTGTACAGTGCCTGATAACGGTTAAGTGTAGCATGCCCTGATTCAGTATACCCATGGCACAGAACTGCAACAAGTGGGTGAAATCGTATAAAGTAATGAATAAATCTTTAAGGCTGGAAAGACACCATTTCCAAAATCAGTGAAAACACAAAAGTTCTTTCATTGTGTTTTCTGCTGCGTTTGGCTGTGTTGTTAGCATATGTATTAATTTCACTCATTAAAGATTGCAATTTTGTTGTCAACCATTTCTACCTGATCATTTACATTACTTCCCTTTTCCCTAGTAAACTGTAGTGGTTATGTTATTCTGTTCAGATGTTCCTTCAGGAAAAACAAGTTGATTATCTCTTTGACAGAACTCTATTTACTGTTACACtataatggtaaatggcctgtatttgtatagcgctttactagtccctaagggccccaaagcactttacacattcagtcatccacccattcacacacacattcacacactggtgatggcaagctacattgtagccacagctgccctggggcgcactatAATAAGATTCACTCTCATAAGTCAAATGCACTGAACACTGTTGACAGATGACGTATGAACCTCCAGATTCTTATAAAAGGATAGAAACTCAGAACCTGGTTCTTACCCTGGGTGTTCCTGTTCTGCAGACCCTGAGGAGGGTGCTGCTTGGGGCACAGGGCATCACTGATTGAAAGGAGTTCACTTTCAGGCAGGGTTGGGAGAAGGAGACGTAGGGCCTCCAAGAGAACCTCGGTAGACACATGACACCGCTTGACCAGCTGAGATGCAAAGTCCAGATCCTGTAACGAAGAGCAGTGCAGAGTATTGGTTAGCACACATTTTGTTTGAACTAACTGATACAaagttttgattgtttttattaCACATATTATCCAAACACttatcatgaaaaaaaaaaaaaactgagaccTGGTCACAGTTTGCATACAGCCTCTTGAGCTCCATTTGTTCTTTTAAATCTTCCATGCTTTGACTCTTGGCAGTCATTAAGTGAAACCTGAAAACATCAGTTTCCACATTGTGAAATGGAATGGCTTGTATCAACACCCCCCAAATCCTCATTGCTCTCTAAGTAATGCTGAATAACAGCTTACCTCTCAGCCATCAGTGAAGTAACCTGCTCACGCTTGTAAAGTGCATCCTGAAGGATGGCCACCATCCTGCAATCTGTCTGCAACTGAAACACGGTTTCTTGCTCACGGTTCTCAACTCCCACACCAGAGTCCTCCTGATGTGTTTTACTTGACTTTAAAGCGGGCTGAGACATTTGCAGGCTGTCCAACTCTCTTCTTTCCTCCTGAAGCTGTTGCTCTGCTTCCTCTAGGCCCTGTGGCAAAAGTCACAGTGACCTTCAAATAACCATGTCTCAGAAGAAACCcaaaaattaaagataaaaatgaaaaacttcaCAGAATGAAAAATTATAGGCTTCAGGAGAGAAGGAGCCACCACACACAAGTCAGATACTACCTACCAAGCAGTGGCTTTGTATACTCTGAGCCATGTCTTGTCTCTCCAAATGTTTCCTTTCTTTGAGCTGTTGAACAAGCAGGCTATGGAGAGTCAGCATTGCTCTGCAGGTCTCCAAAACTTTGCTTCGCCTCTCAGCCTTCTGGTAATGGATGACAGCCATTTGCACAGCCAGGCTGTCTGCCTGAGAGTGCAGATCATCTTCTCTCTCATGCTTCATCTCCTCCAACACCTGCCATATTGAGAACGGATGATTTTCAGTCATCTGGTATAAACTCAAAACCTACTGATGCACAATTTTGATGTTAAACTCAAACTGTCTTCAAGACTTATGGTTTTCTTTGCTCTGTGAATTTCCTGGATCACTCTGACATGCTGTAAAAATACAGGATGATAATAAATCAACTTAAAAATCAATTATTGTCAAGGTTTTAGGAAACAGCTATACCTTGCTCATTATACTGctctccatctccttctccctctcaTATAGTTGAATCCTATCCTTAAGCTTTTTCTGGAAAAGCCGCAGGTCGGATGTGTCTGCTTTCTGTCTGGCCTCACTGGTTTTCCCCTTGGATTGTGTATTCATCTGCAAAAAGCCACGGAATCCAGAAGGTGGTTGGGAAAGAACTCCAAGCTCACTGTCATGATGTGATCAGAAATGAAGCCACTCTGTGGATCCCCTTTATAGTTTCTCAATAacaatgtacactcatccaGCAGCCACACAATTGAGGATTACAGCAGTGTGGTTTTCCACTGGCCGTAGCCGCTCTAAATTTCTTATTCATATgagaaaacattaaaagcatCATTATCTCTAGCTGTAGCTTAATGGGGATCAGTTTCTTACTTTGAGTTACCTTAAGAATATTATAAAGAGATTCAAAAACAAGAAGATATTAATGCATACTGaataaacatggaaaaaaaaattcccacGGGAAAAATGTCATGAACTGACTCAAAAGAACTTATCAATACCAGAATGCATAAAGGCCTGGTGATGAAAATGAGATGAGTACTTGCTTTACCACAACATTACATGCCTCCATAAAACGATGCATGCTTTGATCAGCGTTTCCCAGGGAAATTTAATTCAGAGCATTGCCTGCTGTTGAAAAACTGCAGTGCAAAGAAGCTAAATTGTTTAGCCATACTACTTTAGCTAATGCCTTTTAAAAGAAGTGAGGGAGAAATCTATGACGGCATTGTTGATTTAATTTTAAGTTTAGTGAATAAGGCAGCAAAAAGCCCCCCAcccaatccatccatccttttaaCCACTTTCTAATTCAGGGTAGCAGGAACTTTATTTTCAAACTATGAATATGTAATTCTATATAGCAACATTTTAAGAgcatttaaaatgaactgagtAACATGTGATTATATACGCACCATCTGTTTCTCGCTCTCCTTCCTCCAAGCTGCCAGAGCACACAGAAGTTTAGTTCTGGCGACAGCGTGTGGCATCACCAGACAGCGATCtatcacagagagacatttcTGAAACTCCAGTTTCATCTTTAGCCTGTCATCTTCAGACAGAGTTAGCtgggacaaacacaaacacctatgacagaaaggaaaagagaaaagtgaCAGGTGAACCAGTTTGACTCTTCTAAACTTACTGGGTACCATTATCcaatgtaaatattatttataaaagataaaaaagttCCTTGGAAGTAAACAGTGTGTGGCATCTCCTACCATTGCAGCTGCTTTAAGAATTCCCACCAGCTAACATCCTAAACTTGTGGATCcagtttgttgtttctttctttgattTTCCATCTTCTACTGGGACCGCATACACAATCTTTAGTTTCTGAAATCAGTAAAATTGCCTCACTGACCTGAAGAACTCTTTGCAGCGTGTCCTAAGTGCCTTTTGCTCCTGTAGCTCTTTCTCCATGGCTTCCTTCAGAGCCTCCCTGGTGGAGCTGAGGATACGCAAGGCTGCCTTGCCTTCCTGGTGCAGTCTTTCCTGACCCACCAGGAGAGCACTCGCTCCCTGTCCTGATCCTTGCCCTGGTTCCATCTGCAGCGGAAAGTCTTGCTCTCCTGGAGGCAAGAGGGCTAATACAGCCTGAGCTGCAGAAGGCTGGATGGCTTTGATGTCTGCTATGGCACCCTGGATCACACGCATGGTGACCTAAAGAACAGGTATGAGATCAACCTCACTTCATATTTGTGCAACTTCACGTCTCACATGAGAAAATTGACACACAAAGTGATGTGAAGTCTGAGTGTGGCACCTTGCGGATGTCTGCAGCAGCTTCCTCATCCAGGTTGTTGATAAGCTCTGCTAGCTCCAAGCTGTGAGCTGTCAGTAAATTCTGCCAACAGTGCAGATGCTGTCCTACCTCTATCCCTCCCTCCAGACCCTTGCACATGTTCGACAGGTCCTTCTGTCTCTGTTTGTGTACCCTCACCTGGACAAGGcaaaaaaaaggatttaatTTTTCAAACGAAAATACCTTGCAAAAGAGGCCTGTGAATATCCACTTCTGCTAACCATGTCAGATATGAGCTCCCTCCTCTTCTTAATCAGTCCGCAATGCATGGCTCTCCTCTCCTGCTTCAGTGCCTCATCCAGTCTCTGTCTCAGCATAACCAGCTCTTTCTGAGCCTTCTCCTGCAGCTGGTCAATCTGCTCTGCAGGCAGTTTGCTCCCTCTGGTGGAGAAGGGAGCAGAGTACCACAGTGAAACAACTGTAGCATAGTGTACTTGTATTTGTAGATATCaacaagatttttaaaaacactagaGCGTTTATATCCCTGAACTTTTACACACTGcatattttgttttgtatatTTCACATAATTACCAGACatgtttcagttatttttttattaagacGCAGgaacatttgtgtttttataaaatTGGCACCAACCCCCTGATGTAAGTGAACCAGCTGTCTAAGTTGCTGGAGGTGCTGGAGAAAGTGTCAGAAATCAGGCTGTTAAGACTGTGGAGGCTGTGCACCAGGAACTTCCTCTGTGCGCTGCGTTCAGCTAGCACATAGCGCAGATTGGCGAGGACTACATCCAGCACCTCCTCTAGCTGATcctggataaaaacaaacaaaaaccaaacaacaacTTTATAAATAATCGCTATTCccattctttgtgtttcatcTTAATGTTTCACCACAAGTGCAAATGTATGCATATCACAACATTTTTCTCTAAACAGGCATGACAATTAAATGATAACCCAACTCAACAGGCTCTGACTGTTCACCTGACAAGTAAAGTATTCGTGCTGGAGATTCTTGGCTGTGCTCTTCTCCAACTCTCCCATCCTGGTGGCCTCCTCCAGTTCCTCTGAGAAAATCTTGTGCAGCTCCACCCGTCGCCACTCAATGATCTGCCTCTGGAGCTTCGCTGAGGCCTCTTCATGACGAACCAATAAGATGCGTTGGAGCTGACTTTGGCTCAACTTGTGCAGCTTCTCCAGGAGGACACTACACTGAAGAAGTTCCTGAAATTTCAAGATTTCAAAATTAATCTTAAAGTTGTGAAAGTTAAATCATATTGATAGAAACTATTTATTCTGAAACAGCTGTTGTACTTGCAAAGGTGCCTTTGCCATAGTGGTTTAAGGATTACATTTCAGTCAGCCTTTGATGGCTGAGGTCCCCCATCACAGCATGTTTGAGTTGGCAGTTTTATGGCAGCTGCCCTACATCCTTCTACACTATGGAGCTACACGAGCTGCTAGTGTGACTgaactgttaaaaacaaaactagtaTACACACCTTGATTCAGAACAGATTTCTTCCTTTGCCCAATTTCATAAACACTGACCTAGTAGTTTTTGTGTAATCCCAAAATGCTAACATCCTTGGCAAAGTTAACAATGCAAAAACAGATTGTTACTACCTGTTGATCTGCATGTTGACACAGCAGCTCAGCCTGGGCCTTCTCAGCAGCCTCTCTGCAGTGCTCTGCTTCCATTTCTTCCCGAGTCTCCAGGTTACACTGACCAGCCAAGGCAACCATGCGAGCCCCTCGCTCCTCCTTGAGCCGTCCCTCCATGCCTAGCAGCTGCCCGTGAAGCACACTAAGCAGCCTCTCCTGGGCTTGAGCACTTGCCTGGCCCTGAGATTGAAGTCTGGCAAGCAAGGAGGACATCACGTCCTTGTAAATCTGAATCCGGACGGCTTCCAGGTTATTGGTGGCATGCAGCAGTGAAGACATTTCAAGACTAAAGAGATAAAACACACGATAAACAGAATAAGGTGGTATATTGCAGGTATTGATTTTGATATAATGTAGAAAAAGGAACAATTTTACAGTAACACAATTAACGATTCATTTGCACATTTgcttattttttgtctttttgtgctaACTGGTTTTTGGTATTGTTCCATTAATGGAAATTAGGTCATACTGGGTTGATCTACTCACTTTTCCAAAGCTCTGTACATGTTCTGTGGATCCTCCAGAACCATGGTGTCCACAATCTTGTCTTCAAATGTTGCCTCATCCTTGACTGTCTCACTCAGGTTGGAATCTGCAAACTCAGGGTCTGAATCACTTCTGTTTCTCTGAAGCAAAAGAAACACCATATGGCATAATGAAGatgaagaacaaaacaaaagaacataTACAGACATTACTATGCAAATGAAATATATTGCAATAAGCATTAAGCATTGTTATAGCAACTGCATTTAAATTGTTCATTGTCAATATTAAACTTTATCATTAGGTTTAAGAGATGAACTTGTGATACCCTTTTTTGAAGAAGATTCAGTCTAGTCCTGAGGCCTATCACATTTATGGCCAGAAACCCCAGCAACATCAGCACCATGGTGACAAAGAACCCAGCAACAAATCCAGCAAAATGAACACCGTGGTTAGGATAGATCTAAAAGAGAGACATATATATCACACTTACAATTAAGTCCCTTTTATGAACACGATAAATATAACACTGAAGAAATGACAACAATAAACAACTTATGCTGTCATGTAGATTTTGTTACACATTAAGGCGCTGCCCCAAACTTACCCTGTCTGTGGAATTCATCCTCAGCGTT from the Oreochromis aureus strain Israel breed Guangdong linkage group 5, ZZ_aureus, whole genome shotgun sequence genome contains:
- the LOC116326518 gene encoding LOW QUALITY PROTEIN: limbin (The sequence of the model RefSeq protein was modified relative to this genomic sequence to represent the inferred CDS: inserted 1 base in 1 codon), whose protein sequence is MLRVHFTVERVAICIYILNIEVSCFSPAFLHSRCCPDVTRRTGVLEDTSGNQSCYNGTALNTSWHTTSSFPEKHRILASMDSIQHDPGGKSADPLLRKDGTVEIGEAKAFFGRGPLASSAPAGPWGHSFYSSFPYVSNGLHLRNSRSTLTRYNLGHSLPQVQSVVPPAAFGVKFHKCAQVKLDTDPPQLTFFLLVRNVGPVGGTNLSQVAIRDSISGLVPLKSEGRVVERGYQTFAIDSLLAGSQAVLNYTAHVRSQKSEVLDLPAFLTFSNASQNDVSMFGPLTANLTLRMNSTDRIYPNHGVHFAGFVAGFFVTMVLMLLGFLAINVIGLRTRLNLLQKRRNRSDSDPEFADSNLSETVKDEATFEDKIVDTMVLEDPQNMYRALENLEMSSLLHATNNLEAVRIQIYKDVMSSLLARLQSQGQASAQAQERLLSVLHGQLLGMEGRLKEERGARMVALAGQCNLETREEMEAEHCREAAEKAQAELLCQHADQQELLQCSVLLEKLHKLSQSQLQRILLVRHEEASAKLQRQIIEWRRVELHKIFSEELEEATRMGELEKSTAKNLQHEYFTCQDQLEEVLDVVLANLRYVLAERSAQRKFLVHSLHSLNSLISDTFSSTSSNLDSWFTYIRGGSKLPAEQIDQLQEKAQKELVMLRQRLDEALKQERRAMHCGLIKKRRELISDMVRVHKQRQKDLSNMCKGLEGGIEVGQHLHCWQNLLTAHSLELAELINNLDEEAAADIRKVTMRVIQGAIADIKAIQPSAAQAVLALLPPGEQDFPLQMEPGQGSGQGASALLVGQERLHQEGKAALRILSSTREALKEAMEKELQEQKALRTRCKEFFRCLCLSQLTLSEDDRLKMKLEFQKCLSVIDRCLVMPHAVARTKLLCALAAWRKESEKQMMNTQSKGKTSEARQKADTSDLRLFQKKLKDRIQLYEREKEMESSIMSKVLEEMKHEREDDLHSQADSLAVQMAVIHYQKAERRSKVLETCRAMLTLHSLLVQQLKERKHLERQDMAQSIQSHCLGLEEAEQQLQEERRELDSLQMSQPALKSSKTHQEDSGVGVENREQETVFQLQTDCRMVAILQDALYKREQVTSLMAERFHLMTAKSQSMEDLKEQMELKRLYANCDQDLDFASQLVKRCHVSTEVLLEALRLLLPTLPESELLSISDALCPKQHPXSGSAEQEHPGCAEEMNRVLPVKLREDVVHKNMLNIPSCGVDKEGFQEKRQSLMEKLLPRSGLVLQGDTAPLLTKEKGKKNSCSKAQQPLYKSGLPVKEQQSDSGREEVVDTVKEAEEHTTSASACCAPGSPATGERLFVFRDPPESCDSVDVPKRKRKRNFLNLKKGSVAPTNLP